In Arthrobacter sp. B3I4, the following proteins share a genomic window:
- a CDS encoding single-stranded DNA-binding protein: protein MAGETTITVIGNLTNDPELRFTPSGSAVANGTIASTPRTFDRQKNEFVDGETLFLRYSVWREAAENVAESLTKGMRVIVSGRLKSRSYETKEGEKRTVIELEVDEIGPSLRYANAKVNRTQRQNAAGGGGNQSSGGGWGGNQGSTGNNSPDAWATPGASTAGGWANGADDEPPY, encoded by the coding sequence ATGGCGGGCGAAACCACGATCACTGTGATCGGCAATCTCACGAACGATCCCGAGCTTCGCTTCACCCCTTCAGGGTCGGCGGTCGCAAACGGCACTATCGCTTCGACGCCGCGGACGTTCGACCGGCAGAAGAACGAGTTTGTCGACGGGGAGACCCTGTTCCTTCGTTACTCGGTATGGCGGGAGGCGGCTGAGAACGTGGCCGAGTCCCTCACGAAGGGCATGCGCGTGATCGTGTCTGGCCGGTTGAAGTCCCGCTCCTACGAAACTAAGGAGGGCGAGAAGCGGACCGTGATCGAACTGGAGGTCGACGAGATCGGCCCGTCCCTGCGGTACGCGAACGCCAAGGTGAACCGGACGCAGCGGCAGAATGCTGCCGGGGGCGGCGGTAACCAGAGCTCCGGTGGCGGCTGGGGCGGCAATCAGGGCTCGACCGGCAATAACTCGCCGGACGCCTGGGCCACACCCGGAGCGAGCACCGCCGGCGGATGGGCCAACGGCGCCGACGACGAACCACCCTACTAA
- a CDS encoding glutaredoxin family protein, producing MTVTDLTQRIQARDGVAVVLYSKPQCQPCRITKKKLDDAGIYYTEVDVTVDASALAYVKETLGYTGAPVVYVSTLDGDHHWYGLRKDLIEEHITHRADAA from the coding sequence TTGACTGTCACCGACCTCACCCAGCGCATCCAGGCACGCGACGGCGTCGCCGTCGTCCTCTACAGCAAGCCGCAGTGCCAGCCCTGCCGGATCACTAAGAAGAAACTCGACGACGCAGGCATCTATTACACCGAAGTCGACGTCACCGTGGACGCCAGCGCTCTTGCTTACGTCAAGGAGACCCTCGGCTACACCGGCGCCCCCGTCGTCTACGTCTCGACCCTCGACGGCGACCACCACTGGTACGGGCTCCGCAAAGACCTCATCGAAGAGCACATCACCCACCGGGCAGACGCCGCATGA